In Tiliqua scincoides isolate rTilSci1 chromosome 1, rTilSci1.hap2, whole genome shotgun sequence, the following are encoded in one genomic region:
- the SMIM38 gene encoding small integral membrane protein 38, with protein MGSGPLMILVIVIILTRFILWSCFSAYLDYKLSRRFPEKRKDS; from the coding sequence ATGGGATCAGGCCCTTTGATGATTTTAGTGATTGTCATTATATTAACACGATTCATTTTGTGGTCCTGTTTCAGTGCTTATTTAGATTACAAACTATCTCGTAGATTTCCTGAAAAGAGGAAGGACTCTTGA